One Hordeum vulgare subsp. vulgare chromosome 4H, MorexV3_pseudomolecules_assembly, whole genome shotgun sequence DNA window includes the following coding sequences:
- the LOC123450996 gene encoding EPIDERMAL PATTERNING FACTOR-like protein 2 — MGHLFLLLLALLLASTRAAFHASAAAFAEEKGIAGIRGVIGSRPPSCAGRCRSCGHCEAVQVPISPQELQKRKRKEKELGRHGGRAAASGGGGGRAMPSSYDDHSNYKPLSWRCKCRRFIPSP, encoded by the exons ATGGGCCATCTTTTCCTGCTCCTGCTGGCCCTCCTCCTCGCTTCCACCCGCGCCGCCTTCCACGCCAGCGCCGCCGCCTTCGCCGAG GAGAAGGGCATTGCGGGGATCAGGGGCGTGATAGGGTCGAGGCCGCCGAGCTGCGCGGGGAGGTGCAGGTCCTGCGGGCACTGCGAGGCCGTGCAGGTGCCCATTTCCCCGCAGGAGCtgcagaagaggaagaggaaggagaaagAGCTTGGGCGCCATGGCGGCCGTGCCGCTGCatccggcggtggtggtgggagaGCGATGCCTTCCTCCTACGACGACCACTCCAACTACAAGCCGTTGAGCTGGAGGTGCAAGTGCCGGCGCTTCATACCCAGCCCATGA
- the LOC123450997 gene encoding endo-1,4-beta-xylanase 1-like: MAMGGNNNEGRVGDDDNVILNPEFDSGLDGWSGSGCKIELHDSLDDGKVLPATGKYFVAATGRTDTWNGVMQDVTARLQRKTAYEVAATVRLSGASSVSPCEVRATLAVQTADGRQQYISVGKLQASDKDWAQLQGKFLLNSTVAKATIYIEGPKAGVDLLLDCLLVKHAQKAPPCSPPDFQNLEYGANIIENSNLDDGLNCWFPLGPCALAVRDGSPRVLPPMAQESLALDDEPLNGKHIHVTNRTQTWMGPAQIITDKLTLHATYQVSAWVRVAGQMSGAQNINIAVAVDSQWVNGGQVLARDERWYEIGGSFRVEAKPASRVMVYVQGPDAGLDLMVAGFQIFPVDRKARVKHLRKLTDKVRKRDVVVKLTAADGAVLQAAECVEVRVRQVSNSFPLGACIMRTNMDNEDFVDFFTKHFNWAVFGNELKWYWTEPQRGQVSYADADDLLKLCSDNGMCVRGHCIFWEVDNMVQQWVKTLSTDDLSAAVKSRIDGLLTRYKGKFRHYDVNNEMLHGSFYQDKLGKDIRATMFKTASELDPDALLFVNDYNVEGMCDIRATPEAYIEQIIGLQEQGAPVSGVGLQGHVSNPVGPVIRNVLDRLAVLGLPLWFTELDVSAENEYVRADDLEVMLREAYAHPAVEGVMLWGFWELFMSRDSAHLVNAEGDINEAGRRLLQLKKEWLTHAHGQADENGEFKFRGHHGAYHVDVVMPTGCKITQEFTVDKDDSPMVLNINV, translated from the exons ATGGCGATGGGTGGCAACAACAACGAGGGCCGtgtcggcgacgacgacaacgtcatccTGAACCCGGAGTTCGACAGCGGGCTGGACGGCTGGTCCGGCAGCGGGTGCAAGATCGAGCTGCACGACTCGCTCGACGACGGCAAGGTGCTCCCGGCGACCGGCAAGTACTTCGTGGCGGCCACGGGGAGGACCGACACGTGGAACGGCGTCATGCAGGACGTGACGGCGCGGCTGCAGCGCAAGACGGCCTACGAGGTCGCCGCCACCGTGCGCCTCTCCGGGGCCAGCAGCGTCTCGCCGTGCGAGGTCCGCGCCACGCTCGCCGTGCAGACCGCCGACGGCAGGCAGCAGTACATCTCCGTCGGCAA GTTGCAGGCGTCGGACAAGGACTGGGCGCAGCTGCAGGGGAAGTTTTTGCTCAACAGCACCGTGGCCAAGGCCACCATCTACATCGAAGGGCCCAAGGCCGGCGTCGACCTGCTCCTCGACTGCCTGCTGGTCAAGCACGCCCAGAAGGCACCGCCGTGCTCGCCGCCGGACTTCCAG AATCTTGAGTATGGTGCCAACATCATCGAGAACAGCAACCTCGACGACGGCCTCAACTGCTGGTTCCCACTCGGGCCGTGCGCGCTCGCCGTCCGTGACGGCTCGCCGCGCGTGCTCCCTCCCATGGCGCAGGAGTCTCTGGCACTGGACGATGAACCGCTCAACGGCAAGCACATCCATGTCACCAACCGCACGCAGACGTGGATGGGCCCCGCACAGATCATCACCGACAAGCTCACGCTCCACGCCACGTACCAGGTCTCGGCCTGGGTCCGTGTCGCCGGCCAGATGAGCGGCGCGCAGAACATCAACATCGCCGTCGCAGTCGACAGCCAGTGGGTCAACGGCGGGCAGGTCCTGGCGCGCGACGAGCGGTGGTACGAGATCGGTGGCTCGTTCCGCGTGGAGGCCAAGCCGGCGTCGCGCGTCATGGTGTACGTCCAGGGCCCCGACGCAGGCCTGGACCTCATGGTCGCCGGCTTCCAGATTTTCCCCGTGGACCGGAAGGCCCGGGTCAAGCACCTCAGGAAGCTCACCGACAAGGTGCGCAAGCGTGACGTGGTGGTGAAGCTGACGGCGGCAGACGGAGCCGTGCTCCAGGCGGCGGAGTGCGTGGAGGTGCGCGTGCGCCAGGTGTCCAACAGCTTCCCGCTGGGCGCGTGCATCATGCGCACCAACATGGACAACGAGGACTTCGTGGATTTCTTCACCAAGCACTTCAACTGGGCCGTGTTCGGGAACGAGCTCAAGTGGTACTGGACGGAGCCGCAGAGGGGGCAGGTCAGCTACGCCGACGCCGATGACCTCCTCAAGCTCTGCTCTGATAATGGCATGTGCGTGCGTGGCCACTGTATCTTCTGGGAGGTGGACAACATGGTGCAACAGTGGGTCAAGACGCTCTCCACCGATGACCTGTCCGCCGCCGTCAAGAGCAGGATCGACGGGCTGCTCACCCGGTACAAGGGCAAGTTCCGGCACTACGACGTCAACAACGAGATGCTGCACGGCTCCTTCTACCAGGACAAGCTCGGCAAGGACATCCGCGCCACCATGTTCAAGACGGCGAGCGAGCTCGACCCCGACGCGCTGCTCTTCGTCAACGACTACAATGTGGAGGGCATGTGCGACATCCGTGCCACGCCCGAGGCGTACATCGAGCAGATCATCGGGCTGCAGGAGCAGGGCGCGCCGGTGAGCGGCGTTGGGCTGCAGGGCCACGTGAGCAACCCTGTGGGTCCAGTGATCCGCAATGTGCTGGACAGGCTCGCCGTGTTAGGCCTGCCGCTCTGGTTCACGGAGCTAGACGTATcggcggagaacgagtacgtgcgcGCCGACGACCTGGAGGTGATGCTGCGGGAGGCGTACGCGCACCCGGCGGTGGAGGGCGTCATGCTCTGGGGGTTCTGGGAGCTCTTCATGAGCCGAGACTCGGCGCACCTTGTCAACGCCGAGGGGGACATCAACGAGGCCGGACGccggctgctgcagctgaagaagGAGTGGCTCACGCACGCGCACGGCCAGGCCGACGAGAACGGAGAGTTCAAGTTCCGCGGGCATCATGGAGCGTACCACGTCGATGTGGTCATGCCCACCGGCTGCAAGATCACGCAGGAGTTCACCGTCGATAAGGACGACTCACCCATGGTGCTCAACATCAATGTGTGA